In one window of Caenimonas aquaedulcis DNA:
- a CDS encoding DUF2946 family protein — MDDIVRQALAKWPNVPHCYGWLGLDARGNWYMRDDRMQAAGPFPQSKGSLLRHEKLVEFIHRNYDHDDRGQWFFQNGPQRVYVELEAAPFIWRIDADFSVSAHTGRAAVPHACFTDEAGRLYFDCDVGFGLVHTLDVAQAAEAIEQGRWTPAEVQSSELPVRFGFIASPAAAKAAA, encoded by the coding sequence ATGGATGACATCGTCAGGCAGGCCCTCGCCAAGTGGCCCAACGTGCCGCACTGCTACGGTTGGCTCGGACTCGACGCGCGCGGCAACTGGTACATGCGCGATGACCGGATGCAGGCCGCGGGCCCGTTTCCCCAAAGCAAGGGATCGCTGCTGCGCCATGAAAAGCTGGTGGAATTCATCCACCGCAACTACGACCACGACGACCGGGGCCAGTGGTTCTTCCAGAACGGCCCGCAGCGCGTCTACGTGGAACTCGAAGCGGCGCCCTTCATCTGGAGGATCGACGCGGACTTTTCGGTGAGTGCGCACACGGGCAGAGCTGCCGTGCCCCATGCGTGCTTCACGGATGAAGCCGGGCGACTCTATTTCGACTGCGACGTGGGCTTCGGCCTGGTGCATACGCTCGACGTCGCGCAGGCGGCCGAGGCGATCGAGCAGGGCCGATGGACACCCGCCGAGGTGCAGTCCAGCGAATTGCCGGTGCGCTTTGGATTCATCGCAAGCCCCGCAGCCGCTAAAGCCGCCGCCTGA
- a CDS encoding c-type cytochrome, with protein MSDSTHEEAHTGPIKTPQQLLLAVFFSFVAPVFIIIGLVAYVVSENKPSGSTQAEAHALGGVTTQDLDRGVAERIRKVGMVEIRDANRPLKSGEDVFKAQCTTCHSTGAAGAPKLADAAAWGPRIRTGFEALVNSALHGKGAMPAQGGGDFDDVEVARAVAYLANAGGAKFAEPKAPAAPVQASAASGAAMVQTSVPAAAAAPAAAAAPAPTTVVAAAPAAAAPQAAAGGAGEALYKQACFACHATGAANAPRFGDKAAWAPRIKTGLPALVKSVLAGKGAMPPKGGTAAPEADIRAAVEYMVNAAK; from the coding sequence ATGAGCGACAGCACGCACGAAGAAGCCCACACCGGCCCAATCAAGACCCCCCAACAGCTCCTGCTCGCGGTGTTTTTCTCGTTCGTCGCCCCGGTGTTCATCATCATCGGGCTCGTGGCGTACGTCGTGTCCGAGAACAAGCCTTCCGGCAGCACGCAGGCCGAAGCCCACGCGCTGGGCGGCGTGACCACCCAGGACCTGGATCGCGGCGTGGCCGAGCGCATCCGCAAGGTGGGCATGGTCGAGATCCGTGACGCCAACCGTCCGCTCAAGAGCGGCGAGGACGTCTTCAAGGCCCAGTGCACCACCTGCCATTCCACCGGCGCCGCCGGCGCGCCCAAGCTGGCGGACGCCGCCGCATGGGGCCCTCGCATCCGCACCGGCTTCGAAGCACTGGTTAATTCCGCGCTGCACGGCAAGGGTGCGATGCCCGCGCAGGGCGGCGGCGATTTCGACGATGTCGAAGTGGCGCGTGCCGTGGCCTACCTGGCCAATGCCGGCGGCGCGAAGTTCGCGGAGCCGAAGGCGCCGGCCGCGCCCGTCCAGGCGTCGGCTGCTTCCGGTGCCGCGATGGTGCAAACCTCGGTGCCTGCCGCCGCGGCGGCTCCTGCTGCTGCGGCCGCACCTGCCCCCACGACTGTCGTGGCAGCAGCTCCCGCTGCTGCCGCACCCCAGGCAGCTGCCGGCGGCGCGGGCGAGGCGCTCTACAAGCAAGCCTGCTTCGCGTGCCACGCCACGGGCGCCGCGAATGCTCCCAGGTTCGGCGACAAGGCCGCGTGGGCGCCGCGCATCAAGACGGGCCTCCCCGCCCTCGTGAAGAGCGTCCTCGCCGGCAAGGGGGCCATGCCCCCCAAGGGCGGTACCGCAGCCCCCGAAGCGGATATCCGCGCGGCGGTGGAATACATGGTGAACGCCGCCAAATAA
- a CDS encoding sensor histidine kinase, which yields MAKIDLLARHIPALSVGNSVLGVGAACILIYQGLPARHVLAWLATLFVLTAARLLAYRHYRQLPVPAIDAKRWAWALCGFSFIAGVVWGMLGVLFFVPQDPLTLALVVILVAAILSAALNSLGPYWPAHLAFALPCALPFAIECVTSGVPSLAVLGILAFFYLVFAETYARSIARSIERSLRLRFENLDLLREVTLSKQRADAANLAKTRLLAVVSHDLRQPLHGLGLAAGTVEAALREGLTGDPREVSDIAEIVRRMRQECEGMEQLVNQLLGTARLEEGRIQANPQRCDVSELLRTITAGAGQQARNKGLELRLFARGAHWVWTDPVLLHSIVSNLVSNAVKYTSSGGVLVACRRGRGSLRIEVWDTGIGIPADELELIMGDYYRARNANEEDGASRGFGLGLSIVSRLVAVLGLKFEVASRLGRGSRFVVELPGAGAAGPVTKRE from the coding sequence GTGGCGAAGATCGATCTGCTCGCGCGCCACATTCCTGCTCTGTCCGTCGGCAACTCGGTTCTTGGCGTTGGCGCGGCCTGCATCCTGATCTACCAGGGCTTGCCGGCGCGCCACGTCCTGGCCTGGCTGGCAACGTTGTTCGTCCTCACTGCCGCGCGGCTCCTGGCTTATCGCCACTATCGCCAACTGCCGGTGCCGGCGATCGACGCGAAGCGCTGGGCCTGGGCGCTGTGCGGCTTTTCGTTCATCGCAGGTGTCGTCTGGGGCATGTTGGGCGTGCTCTTCTTCGTTCCGCAGGACCCTCTCACGCTCGCGCTGGTGGTCATCCTGGTCGCCGCGATCCTGTCGGCTGCGCTCAACTCGCTTGGCCCCTATTGGCCGGCGCACCTGGCTTTCGCCCTTCCATGTGCCCTGCCCTTCGCCATCGAATGCGTGACCTCCGGCGTTCCGTCGCTGGCGGTCCTGGGCATACTCGCATTCTTCTACCTTGTCTTCGCCGAGACCTATGCGCGCTCCATCGCGCGCTCCATCGAGCGCTCATTGCGCCTGCGCTTCGAAAACCTGGACCTGCTGCGCGAGGTCACGCTCTCCAAGCAGCGCGCGGACGCTGCCAACCTGGCGAAGACACGCCTGCTCGCGGTGGTGAGCCACGATTTGCGGCAGCCGCTTCACGGGTTGGGTCTCGCGGCAGGGACAGTCGAGGCGGCTTTGCGCGAAGGACTCACGGGCGATCCTCGCGAGGTTTCGGATATCGCCGAAATCGTCCGCCGGATGCGCCAGGAGTGCGAGGGCATGGAACAGCTCGTGAACCAGCTGCTCGGCACGGCCCGCCTCGAAGAGGGCCGCATCCAGGCCAACCCGCAGCGCTGCGATGTGTCCGAGTTGCTGCGGACCATCACGGCGGGCGCGGGGCAACAGGCGAGAAACAAGGGTCTGGAATTGAGGCTGTTTGCGCGTGGCGCGCACTGGGTCTGGACGGACCCGGTGCTGCTCCACAGCATCGTCAGCAATCTCGTATCGAATGCAGTCAAGTACACGTCGTCGGGCGGCGTCCTCGTGGCCTGCCGGCGAGGCCGAGGCAGCCTTCGCATCGAAGTGTGGGACACGGGCATCGGCATCCCGGCGGATGAACTCGAGCTGATCATGGGCGACTACTATCGCGCGCGCAATGCCAACGAGGAGGACGGGGCGAGTCGCGGCTTCGGCCTGGGCCTGTCCATCGTGAGCCGCCTGGTCGCGGTGCTGGGCCTGAAATTCGAAGTCGCCTCGCGGCTCGGCAGGGGGTCGCGCTTTGTCGTCGAACTGCCGGGAGCAGGCGCTGCGGGGCCGGTCACGAAGCGGGAGTGA
- a CDS encoding response regulator yields MIRVVVAEDHELVRLGVRMLLTRTRRYQVVAETAAGKDLESLVRAHDAQLVLLDLSLSDCAGLGLTSLLRRTFPQLKIVVVTGEASPLLAQDGTAAGADGFVLKDGKGEELVLALDAVMKGGRYLSPQLGSMSSG; encoded by the coding sequence ATGATCCGCGTTGTGGTGGCCGAGGACCATGAGCTGGTCAGGCTGGGCGTGAGGATGCTGCTCACGCGGACCCGGCGGTACCAAGTGGTCGCAGAGACCGCCGCCGGCAAGGACCTGGAATCGCTGGTGCGTGCACACGACGCACAGCTCGTGCTTCTGGACCTGTCCTTGAGCGACTGCGCCGGCCTGGGCCTCACCTCGCTCCTGCGCCGCACATTTCCCCAGCTGAAGATCGTGGTCGTGACCGGTGAGGCCTCGCCACTGCTCGCACAGGATGGCACTGCCGCCGGGGCCGATGGGTTCGTCTTGAAGGACGGCAAAGGCGAGGAACTTGTCCTTGCGCTGGACGCCGTCATGAAAGGTGGCCGCTACCTCAGTCCGCAGCTGGGCAGCATGTCTTCGGGATAG
- a CDS encoding ABC transporter substrate-binding protein translates to MFAAISLAFDEHSERRRVMTMQRRTVLATGLAAAGLAGFGITVPAWGQTKSPTRKIVLGQSAPLTGPASEIGLAFAAGAKLYIDTFNGRKASPGFSLELRQLDDGYVPAKAAANAQKLLAEGADVLFGFVGTASSEAGAEIAGKEGAIFFAPFAASDPLRDTSHANVFHVRPSLADEAAKMVRHCATLGQTRIAVVAEDDAMGRAGLAAVTQVLAENKLPPLIASAFVPVSSDKVDAAVASLFKSQPQAVIQVSLFNTTAAFIRKMRKAGYGGTFLNFSVVGIDPLFTALGKEIGGVVISQVVPSPRSSATPIVKEYLAAIDSSDQTPSYESLEGFIAAKTLAEAVRRSGKSFDKESLQKAMSSVTDYDVGGFHINLRAGVRDAARAVDLVTITPDGKILR, encoded by the coding sequence GTGTTCGCGGCAATCAGCCTAGCATTCGACGAACACTCCGAGAGGCGCAGAGTCATGACCATGCAGCGAAGAACAGTGCTCGCAACGGGCCTCGCGGCCGCCGGCCTTGCGGGCTTTGGCATCACCGTACCCGCTTGGGGCCAGACGAAATCGCCCACGCGCAAGATCGTCCTCGGGCAATCCGCACCCCTCACCGGTCCCGCCAGCGAGATCGGGCTGGCGTTCGCGGCCGGGGCCAAGCTGTACATCGACACCTTCAACGGCCGCAAGGCAAGCCCCGGTTTCAGTCTGGAGCTTCGCCAGCTCGACGATGGCTACGTCCCTGCGAAGGCCGCAGCGAATGCGCAGAAGCTGCTCGCCGAAGGGGCCGACGTGCTGTTCGGTTTCGTCGGCACCGCGAGCAGCGAAGCCGGCGCCGAGATCGCGGGCAAGGAAGGCGCAATTTTCTTTGCCCCCTTCGCCGCATCGGACCCGTTGCGCGATACGTCGCACGCCAACGTGTTCCATGTGCGCCCAAGCCTAGCCGACGAGGCCGCGAAGATGGTGCGCCATTGCGCGACACTCGGACAGACGCGTATTGCCGTGGTGGCGGAGGATGACGCGATGGGCCGCGCCGGCCTTGCCGCAGTAACGCAGGTGTTGGCGGAGAACAAGCTGCCGCCTCTGATAGCGTCGGCCTTTGTGCCCGTAAGCAGCGACAAGGTCGATGCGGCAGTGGCGTCGCTCTTCAAGTCCCAGCCCCAGGCGGTCATCCAGGTTTCCCTCTTCAACACCACGGCGGCCTTCATCCGGAAGATGCGCAAGGCCGGCTACGGCGGGACATTCCTGAACTTCTCGGTCGTGGGGATCGACCCGCTCTTCACGGCGCTCGGCAAGGAGATCGGTGGCGTCGTCATCTCGCAAGTGGTGCCTTCGCCGCGCAGTTCCGCCACGCCCATCGTCAAGGAATACCTGGCGGCGATCGACAGCTCCGACCAGACGCCTTCATACGAAAGCCTCGAAGGCTTCATCGCGGCCAAGACCCTGGCCGAAGCGGTGCGTCGCTCGGGCAAGAGTTTCGACAAGGAAAGCTTGCAGAAAGCCATGTCCTCCGTCACCGACTACGACGTCGGCGGCTTCCACATCAACCTGCGCGCCGGCGTGCGCGACGCCGCGCGGGCCGTGGATCTGGTGACGATCACGCCGGACGGCAAGATCCTTCGCTGA
- the rplQ gene encoding 50S ribosomal protein L17, with protein sequence MRHGHGLRKLNRTSEHRLAMLRNMMNSLLEHEVIKTTVPKAKELRRVVEPMITLAKEPTVANRRLAFDRLRDRDIVTKLFGELGPRYQARPGGYTRILKMGYRVGDNAPMALVELVDRPEISGETDAPTEA encoded by the coding sequence ATGCGCCACGGACACGGACTCCGCAAACTCAACCGCACCAGCGAGCACCGCCTCGCGATGCTGCGCAACATGATGAATTCGCTGCTCGAGCACGAAGTCATCAAGACCACGGTCCCCAAGGCCAAGGAACTGCGCCGCGTCGTCGAGCCGATGATCACGCTGGCCAAGGAACCCACGGTCGCGAACCGCCGCTTGGCGTTCGACCGCCTGCGCGATCGCGACATCGTGACCAAGCTCTTCGGCGAACTTGGCCCGCGCTACCAAGCGCGCCCGGGTGGCTACACCCGCATTCTCAAAATGGGTTATCGCGTGGGCGATAACGCGCCGATGGCGCTGGTCGAACTCGTCGACCGCCCGGAGATTTCGGGTGAAACGGATGCCCCTACAGAAGCATAA
- a CDS encoding DNA-directed RNA polymerase subunit alpha, which translates to MQTNLLKPKAINVEQLGTNRAKVTLEPFERGYGHTLGNALRRVLLSSMVGYAATEVTIAGVLHEYSSIDGVQEDVVSILLNLKGVVFKLHNRDEVTLSLRKDGEGVVTAADIQTPHDVEIINPDHVIAHLSQGGKIDMQIKVEKGRGYVPGTMRRYADEPTKSIGRIVLDASFSPVKRVSYTVESARVEQRTDLDKLVVEIETNGAITAEDAVRASAKILVEQLAVFAQLEGSELAAFDAPVQRTSQQFDPILLRPVDELELTVRSANCLKAENIYYIGDLIQRTENELLKTPNLGRKSLNEIKEVLASRGLTLGMKLESWPPAGLDKR; encoded by the coding sequence ATGCAAACCAACCTGCTGAAACCCAAAGCCATCAACGTGGAACAGCTTGGCACCAACCGTGCCAAAGTGACCCTGGAGCCTTTCGAGCGCGGCTACGGCCACACGCTCGGCAACGCCCTGCGTCGCGTGCTGCTCTCGTCGATGGTGGGTTATGCGGCCACTGAAGTGACCATTGCCGGCGTGCTGCACGAGTACTCGTCGATCGACGGAGTCCAGGAAGACGTCGTCAGCATCCTGCTGAACCTCAAGGGGGTGGTCTTCAAGTTGCACAACCGCGATGAAGTCACCCTGTCGCTGCGCAAGGATGGCGAAGGTGTCGTCACCGCCGCCGACATCCAGACGCCGCACGACGTCGAGATCATCAACCCTGACCATGTGATCGCCCATCTGTCGCAAGGCGGCAAGATCGACATGCAGATCAAGGTCGAGAAGGGCCGCGGCTACGTGCCTGGCACGATGCGCCGCTATGCAGACGAGCCGACGAAGTCGATCGGCCGCATCGTGCTGGATGCCTCGTTCTCGCCCGTCAAGCGCGTGAGTTACACGGTCGAAAGCGCCCGCGTCGAACAGCGTACGGACTTGGACAAGCTGGTCGTCGAAATTGAAACCAATGGCGCCATCACGGCCGAGGACGCGGTTCGCGCCTCGGCCAAGATCCTGGTGGAACAGCTGGCGGTGTTTGCGCAGCTGGAAGGAAGCGAGCTGGCTGCGTTCGACGCGCCGGTGCAGCGCACGTCGCAGCAATTTGACCCGATCCTGCTGCGTCCGGTTGACGAGCTCGAGCTCACGGTGCGCTCAGCGAACTGCCTGAAAGCCGAAAACATCTACTACATCGGTGACTTGATTCAGCGCACCGAGAACGAGCTTCTGAAGACCCCGAACCTGGGTCGCAAGTCGCTCAACGAAATCAAGGAAGTGCTCGCATCGCGCGGCCTCACCTTGGGCATGAAGCTGGAAAGCTGGCCGCCTGCCGGCCTGGACAAGCGTTAA
- the rpsD gene encoding 30S ribosomal protein S4: MARYLGPKAKLSRREGTDLFLKSARRSISDKSKFDSKPGQHGRTSGQRTSDFGLQLREKQKVKRMYGILERQFRRYFEEAARRKGNSGANLLFILESRLDNVVYRMGFGSTRAEARQLVSHKAITVNGSPVNIPSYLVKTGDVIAVREKSKKQNRIVEALELAKQVGIPAWVEVNADKAEGTFKKVPDRDEFAADINESLIVELYSR, encoded by the coding sequence GTGGCACGTTACCTCGGCCCCAAGGCCAAACTCTCCCGCCGTGAAGGCACCGACCTGTTTCTGAAGAGCGCGCGCCGCTCCATCAGCGACAAGTCGAAATTCGACTCCAAGCCCGGCCAGCACGGCCGCACTTCCGGCCAGCGCACGTCCGATTTCGGCCTGCAGCTGCGCGAGAAGCAGAAGGTCAAGCGGATGTACGGCATCCTGGAGCGCCAGTTTCGCCGCTACTTCGAGGAAGCCGCCCGTCGCAAGGGCAATTCCGGCGCCAACCTCCTGTTCATCCTGGAGTCGCGCCTCGATAACGTGGTGTACCGCATGGGCTTCGGCTCGACGCGCGCCGAAGCACGCCAGCTGGTGTCGCACAAGGCGATCACCGTGAACGGCTCGCCGGTCAATATTCCGTCGTACTTGGTCAAGACCGGCGATGTGATCGCGGTCCGCGAGAAGTCCAAGAAGCAGAACCGCATCGTCGAGGCACTGGAACTGGCCAAGCAGGTCGGTATCCCGGCCTGGGTCGAGGTCAACGCTGACAAAGCCGAAGGCACCTTCAAGAAGGTCCCGGATCGCGACGAATTCGCTGCCGATATCAACGAGTCGCTGATCGTGGAGCTGTATTCCCGTTAA
- the rpsK gene encoding 30S ribosomal protein S11 yields MAKAPANNAAQRVRKKVRKNVSDGVCHVHASFNNTIITITDRQGNALSWASSGGQGFKGSRKSTPFAAQVASEVAGRAAIEQGIKNLDVEIKGPGPGRESSVRALAALGIRITSIADVTPVPHNGCRPQKRRRI; encoded by the coding sequence ATGGCAAAAGCTCCCGCCAATAACGCCGCGCAGCGAGTGCGCAAGAAGGTCCGCAAGAACGTGTCCGACGGCGTCTGCCACGTGCATGCATCCTTCAACAACACAATCATCACGATCACCGACCGCCAGGGCAACGCCTTGTCGTGGGCGTCCTCGGGCGGCCAGGGCTTCAAGGGCTCCCGCAAGTCGACGCCGTTCGCGGCCCAGGTGGCTTCGGAAGTCGCTGGCCGCGCGGCGATCGAGCAGGGCATCAAGAACCTGGACGTCGAGATCAAGGGCCCCGGCCCGGGCCGCGAATCGTCGGTGCGCGCGCTGGCCGCGCTGGGCATCCGCATTACGTCGATCGCCGACGTGACGCCGGTCCCGCACAACGGCTGCCGCCCGCAAAAGCGTCGTCGTATCTGA
- the rpsM gene encoding 30S ribosomal protein S13 — translation MARIAGINIPPHQHAEIGLTAIFGIGRTRARKICEATGIPYSKKVKDLTDADLEKLRDAIGQFTIEGDLRRETTMNIKRLMDIGCYRGFRHRRGLPMRGQRTRTNARTRKGPRKAAQALKK, via the coding sequence ATGGCACGTATCGCTGGCATTAACATTCCGCCGCATCAGCACGCCGAAATCGGCCTGACGGCGATCTTCGGCATTGGCCGCACGCGCGCTCGCAAGATTTGCGAGGCCACGGGCATTCCGTATTCGAAGAAGGTGAAGGACCTGACCGACGCCGACCTGGAAAAGCTCCGGGACGCCATCGGACAGTTCACCATCGAAGGCGACCTGCGCCGCGAAACGACCATGAACATCAAGCGCTTGATGGACATTGGTTGCTACCGGGGCTTCCGTCACCGCCGCGGGCTGCCGATGCGCGGCCAACGCACGCGCACCAACGCCCGTACCCGCAAGGGTCCGCGCAAGGCCGCTCAGGCCCTCAAGAAATAA
- the rpmJ gene encoding 50S ribosomal protein L36, which translates to MRVSASVKKICRNCKIIRRKGVVRVICTDPRHKQRQG; encoded by the coding sequence ATGAGAGTTTCGGCTTCGGTCAAGAAAATTTGCCGCAACTGCAAGATCATCCGCCGCAAGGGCGTTGTGCGCGTGATCTGCACGGATCCGCGTCACAAGCAGCGCCAGGGCTGA
- the secY gene encoding preprotein translocase subunit SecY → MATSAAQIAKTGKFGDLRRRLVFLLLALVVYRIGAHIPVPGINPDQLAQLFKGQQGGILSLFNMFSGGALSRFTVFALGIMPYISASIIMQLLTYVVPTFEQMKKEGEAGRRKITQYTRYGTLGLALFQSMGIALALEGSAGLVMNPGFGFRMTAVVSLTAGTMFLMWLGEQITERGLGNGISILIFAGIAAGLPNAIGGLLELVRTGAMSILVAIFIVALVALVTYFVVFVERGQRKILVNYARRQVGNKVYGGQSSHLPLKLNMAGVIPPIFASSIILLPTTVVSWFATGDSLRWLKDIAGTLTPGQPIYVMLYASAIVFFCFFYTALVFNSRETADNLKKSGAFIPGIRPGEQTARYIDKILVRLTLAGAVYITFVCLLPEFLILKYNVPFYFGGTSLLIIVVVTMDFMAQVQNYLMSQQYESLLKKANFKTSPGG, encoded by the coding sequence GTGGCAACTAGCGCTGCACAAATCGCGAAGACCGGCAAGTTCGGCGACCTGCGTCGCCGGCTGGTTTTCCTTTTGCTCGCGCTGGTTGTGTACCGGATCGGCGCGCACATTCCCGTACCCGGCATCAACCCCGACCAGCTCGCGCAGCTGTTCAAGGGCCAGCAGGGCGGCATCCTGAGCTTGTTCAACATGTTCTCGGGCGGGGCCTTGTCGCGCTTCACCGTGTTCGCGCTGGGCATCATGCCCTACATCTCGGCTTCGATCATCATGCAGTTGCTCACATACGTCGTCCCGACGTTCGAGCAGATGAAGAAAGAAGGCGAAGCTGGTCGTCGCAAGATCACGCAGTACACGCGCTACGGCACGCTGGGCCTCGCCTTGTTCCAGTCCATGGGCATCGCCCTGGCCCTGGAAGGTTCGGCCGGTCTCGTCATGAATCCCGGCTTCGGGTTCCGCATGACTGCCGTGGTCAGCCTCACTGCCGGAACGATGTTCCTGATGTGGCTGGGCGAGCAGATCACCGAGCGCGGTTTGGGTAACGGGATTTCGATCCTGATCTTTGCTGGAATCGCGGCGGGCCTGCCCAACGCGATCGGCGGGTTGCTCGAGCTGGTGCGTACGGGTGCAATGAGCATCCTGGTGGCGATCTTCATCGTGGCGCTGGTGGCCCTGGTCACCTACTTCGTGGTGTTCGTCGAACGGGGCCAACGCAAGATTCTCGTGAACTATGCGCGGCGCCAAGTCGGCAACAAGGTCTACGGCGGCCAGTCGTCGCACTTGCCCCTGAAGCTGAACATGGCCGGCGTGATCCCCCCGATCTTCGCGTCCTCGATCATCCTGCTGCCGACCACAGTGGTGAGTTGGTTTGCCACGGGCGATAGCCTGCGATGGCTCAAGGACATCGCCGGCACTCTGACACCCGGGCAGCCGATTTACGTCATGCTGTATGCCAGTGCGATCGTGTTCTTCTGCTTCTTCTACACGGCGCTTGTGTTCAACAGCCGCGAGACCGCTGACAACCTGAAGAAGAGCGGGGCGTTCATTCCGGGGATTCGGCCTGGCGAACAAACGGCCCGCTATATCGACAAGATCCTGGTACGCCTGACGCTTGCGGGTGCGGTGTACATCACCTTCGTTTGCCTGCTACCGGAGTTCCTGATCCTGAAATACAACGTGCCGTTCTATTTCGGCGGCACCTCGCTCCTGATCATCGTGGTCGTGACCATGGATTTCATGGCGCAGGTCCAGAATTATTTGATGTCGCAGCAATATGAATCGTTGCTGAAGAAGGCGAACTTCAAGACTTCGCCCGGCGGTTAG
- the rplO gene encoding 50S ribosomal protein L15: protein MELNTIKPADGAKHAKRRVGRGIGSGLGKTAGRGHKGQKSRAGGYHKVGFEGGQMPLQRRLPKRGFKSQSAKFNGEISLAALERLGAAEVDLLTLKQAGLIGQLVKSVKVIKAGELKKAVKITGLSATAGAKAAIEAAGGSLA, encoded by the coding sequence ATGGAACTCAATACCATCAAGCCGGCAGACGGCGCCAAGCATGCTAAGCGCCGTGTCGGCCGCGGCATCGGCTCGGGCCTGGGCAAGACCGCGGGTCGCGGTCACAAGGGCCAGAAGTCCCGCGCGGGCGGCTACCACAAGGTTGGCTTCGAAGGCGGCCAGATGCCGCTGCAGCGCCGCCTGCCGAAGCGCGGCTTCAAGTCGCAATCGGCCAAGTTCAACGGGGAGATCTCGTTGGCTGCGCTCGAGCGCCTGGGCGCCGCCGAAGTGGATCTGCTCACGCTGAAGCAAGCGGGCCTGATCGGCCAGCTCGTGAAGTCCGTGAAGGTCATCAAGGCAGGCGAATTGAAGAAGGCCGTCAAGATCACCGGCCTGTCCGCGACGGCCGGTGCCAAGGCGGCGATCGAAGCGGCCGGTGGAAGCTTGGCCTGA
- the rpmD gene encoding 50S ribosomal protein L30, producing the protein MASQQKTVKVQLVRSPIGTKVDHRATVRGLGLRKLNSVSELEDTPAVRGMINKIDYLVKVL; encoded by the coding sequence ATGGCATCCCAACAGAAAACCGTCAAGGTCCAGCTGGTGCGCAGCCCCATCGGGACCAAGGTCGACCACCGCGCCACGGTGCGCGGGCTCGGCCTGCGCAAGCTCAACAGCGTGAGCGAGCTGGAAGACACGCCCGCCGTGCGCGGAATGATCAACAAGATCGACTACCTCGTGAAGGTGCTTTGA
- the rpsE gene encoding 30S ribosomal protein S5 yields the protein MARVQAKTQGDGPEDGMREKMIAVNRVTKVVKGGRILGFAALTVVGDGDGRVGMGKGKSKEVPAAVQKAMEEARRNMTKVSLKNGSLHHTVFGQWGAARVMMAPAPKGTGIIAGGPMRAVFEVMGITDIVAKSHGSTNPYNMVRATFDALRNSTTPSNVAAKRGKSVEELFTA from the coding sequence ATGGCAAGAGTTCAAGCGAAAACCCAAGGTGACGGTCCCGAAGACGGGATGCGCGAGAAGATGATCGCGGTCAACCGCGTGACCAAGGTGGTGAAGGGTGGCCGTATCCTCGGTTTCGCCGCACTGACCGTGGTTGGCGACGGTGACGGCCGTGTCGGCATGGGCAAAGGCAAGTCCAAGGAAGTGCCTGCCGCCGTGCAAAAGGCGATGGAAGAAGCCCGCCGCAACATGACCAAGGTGTCCCTCAAGAACGGCTCGCTGCACCATACCGTATTCGGCCAGTGGGGCGCAGCGCGCGTGATGATGGCCCCGGCGCCCAAGGGCACCGGCATCATCGCTGGCGGTCCCATGCGGGCCGTGTTCGAAGTCATGGGCATCACCGACATCGTGGCAAAGAGCCACGGTTCGACCAATCCCTACAACATGGTTCGCGCCACGTTCGACGCTCTGAGGAATTCCACGACTCCCTCCAACGTCGCTGCGAAGCGCGGCAAGTCGGTCGAAGAACTCTTCACCGCCTGA